The segment CCACGGGCGATCGGACCAGTTGCCTCATGCATGTGCCACTTGCCGACGTAGTAGCAACCGTAACCGGCGGTCTTTAACGCTTCGGCCAGAGTCACGCATCGGCCATTCAATCGTCCGATGTATCCGGGACCGCGTGTGGGGCTGGGTTTGTTGGTGGTGAAATCACCAATGCCGGCTTGAGACGGGTACAGGCCGGTCATCAAAGATGCGCGACTGGGACAGCAGCGTGCGCTGTTGTACATCTGGGTAAAGCGGACGCCGTCACCAGCCAACGCGTCGATGTGAGGCGTCGGGATTTCGGATCCGTAGCAACCCAAATCGCTGTAGCCCAAATCGTCGGCCAAGATGACGATGACGTTTGGTGGTTTGGGATCGGTCGTTAAGGACGGTGCTGTGGCGTCGGCGTGGTGCAACGCCACCAGCATGGCCAAGGCGGCCAAGATGATGCGAGTCATGGGGAGGGGCGGAAAATCGCGTGGGGTGCGGAAAGGGCGAAATCAAGGATCGGTCGACGATGTGGATTGGGAATCATCCACCAGGACACGCAAGTGATCCGTCAACGCGCCGACGTGAAGGCTGAAATACAGTTGCCGGCCGTCATCGCTGATCGTGATGCTGTCGGCGGGCAGGCTGCCGAACTCCGTGTCAACGTCTTCCAAATGTCGCCCACGAAAAGCTTTGTAATCCAGGTCATCGATACCGAACGGTTGGTCGCTATTTCGCAACTGATCGCCGGTCACCGCGATGCCCAGAATCGGGTGTTGGAAACTGATCGAACCCGATAGCGTTTGCCGCGAACCAAAGTTGCTGGTTTGCGGCTTGTACATCAACAGGTAACTGCTGACGGATTGCTTGGGCGTGACCCGGAACTTCTGCGTGGGACTGGACGGCCAAGTCTGGCCGGGCAGCACCAATTTCAAATCCGCCGGTCGGCTGACGTGATGATTCAGCTTTTCGGGCACCAAAAACATCTTGTGATTGTGGGCCAGCGAGCTGAGCGAAACGTCGGGACCGGGCGGCACAAAGTCGACAATGGACGAGGCTTCATCGATGCCCAAAGCCAGCGGCCAAATGTCTTGGTACTTGCCCGGTTCATAGGGGATTTCGGTGGTTCTTCCGGCCGATCGATAGCTTGCCAATGCACAACCTTCGACCACCATCTGCTCGGACGGCGGATCCACGTCGTCGGTCACACGCACCGAGACGTCGCCATCGAAGACGGCCAGATCGACATCGCCATCGGTCGTCGCGGTGACACCAAAAGCGGTCTCCGAATCGCGGATTTCCAAATCGCCGGCACGGATGACTAGAT is part of the Crateriforma spongiae genome and harbors:
- a CDS encoding FecR domain-containing protein, with amino-acid sequence MNRHDSSSPMSYEDFLRAATMFQDGAMSPEELEQFDKSLQRSPELRRWFIEFQEQSATLVECFRGQAVHGNDRIDTDTHSFSSRPQRTRIEPGTGHDTSSLTPGSQRTLAWAAVAMALAACVLVAFLPGKSSRQIPEHDAVMTFAEQASWGGAADQWPVDGRYLTRSDSYRLDSGSIRLRLNSGAIVSVAAPASFRIVGPESIDLLAGKMTARTSGNRTDLVIRAGDLEIRDSETAFGVTATTDGDVDLAVFDGDVSVRVTDDVDPPSEQMVVEGCALASYRSAGRTTEIPYEPGKYQDIWPLALGIDEASSIVDFVPPGPDVSLSSLAHNHKMFLVPEKLNHHVSRPADLKLVLPGQTWPSSPTQKFRVTPKQSVSSYLLMYKPQTSNFGSRQTLSGSISFQHPILGIAVTGDQLRNSDQPFGIDDLDYKAFRGRHLEDVDTEFGSLPADSITISDDGRQLYFSLHVGALTDHLRVLVDDSQSTSSTDP